The DNA region TCACAATTTGCATTTCCACAAAACCCATGGGGCGACCCGTTTTGATGCGAATATCGCTTTGGGCATCATCATCCAGCGCTAACATCTCTGGGGTGAGTTGTGCCACACTTAAAATAGGGCAGGTCTCGCTCATACCATAGCCTGTGAACATGTCAATGCCTCTTGAGAGTGCCTCTTTGCACATTGACTTAGGAAGCGATGCTCCACCGATCATCACTTTCCATCCTTTGAGATTCACCTCATTAATTTTAGGCGAGTTAAAAAGCATGTGCATGATGGTTGGAACACAATGAGAGAAGGTAACGCCTTCTTTGTCAATGAGGTCTAAAAGCACGTCTGGCATATAACGTCCCGGATAGACTTGTTTGACACCCAACATGGTTGCGACATAAGGCAATCCCCACGCATGGACGTGAAACATCGGGGTAATGGGCATATACACATCGCCTTGGTGAAAACTACCTTGTTTTGGGGCACTTCCAAGTGTGGAAAGCGCGCCTAGCGTATGCAAAACAAGTTGGCGATGGGTAAAGTAAACACCTTTGGGAAGTCCCGTTGTTCCTGTGGTATAAAAGGTTGTTGCACGAGTATTTTCATCGAAGTCTGGAAAATCAAATGTATCGGCACTTTGCGCAAGCAGTTGTTCGTATTCACCTTTTACATGTAAAGAGGTTGGGGGGATTTTACCATCATCTGAGAGAATAATAAAAGCATCAATATCCAGCCTTCCTTTAATCTGCTCTAAGGTGGGAAGAAGATCCGTGTGTGCCAAGATGACATCATCTTCAGCGTGATCAATCGTATAGAGAATCTGCTCAGGAGCGAGTCTAATATTGATGGTATGAAGGATAGCGCCTAACATGGGAATAGCAAAATAGCATTCCAAATAACGATGGGAGTCATAGTCCATAACAGCAACGGTATCACCTGCTTTGACTCCTATAGAGGTTAACATATTGGCTAGTTGATGAACGCGTTTTTTAAAGGTCGCATAGGTAAAGCGCTTATCGCTACGATAGACAATCTCTTGGTTCGGATCAAAATAGATAGGAGCATTTAGAATATTTTTTATCAGTAGCTGATAATCATGTGCGTAAGGGTTATTGAGTGTTTTTTCGAGCTGCACGAGCTCTCCTTTAGTAAGATTTAGATATCAAATGCGGGGCGCATCAATGATTCGATCATTTTAACGTCGTAGTGTTGAGAGAAGAAAAGGTTAAAGGCAAATACGCCTTGGTAAAGAAGCATCTCTTTACCGTCTTTACATGTAAGACCATAATTTTTTGCAAGTTCTAAAAAGGGCGTTGGTTTATTATAAATAACGTCAAATACATATTTTGAATGTGCAAAAATATTTTTTAAGAGTTCTGGTTCGCAAGGGTACTCTTCATCTTTAAGACCTGCAGAAGTGGTATTGATGATGAGATCATAAGGCAGAGGAGTGAATGTCTGCCATGTTTTACATGTAAAGCCTTTCGCTTCAAAAAAGGAAAGCCTAGAAGCTGAGCGGTTGAGGATTGTTGTCTCAATCTGATGTGCTTTTAAAATAATAGCAATGGCTTTAGCCGTTCCACCTGCGCCTAAAATCAGGGCATTGCGAATATAGCCAAAGGGCTTAATTGCCTCGTAAAATCCTTCTGCATCGGTGTTGTATCCAATGACACGTGTGCCTTCTCGAACGAGTGTATTGACTGCACCAATCTCTTTTGCAATGCCTCTCACTTCATCACATTGGGCAAAGGCGGTCTCTTTATGGGGAACGGTGACATTGGCACCTTCTAATTTCATTGCATGAAACATTGCCATGAGTTTTTCGGGGTCGGTAATGGCTTTGCGAATATAACAGCCATCAAGTTTTAAAGCTTGCAATACGGTGTTATGCAACCTTGGGGAAATAGAGTGTGCAACAGGATAACCAAAAATACTAAAGAGTAACATGTGAAGCGTTACTCCCTAAGATCGTCAAGAGAGCTTGTCATTGCGCCTAGTTTATTGGTCACTTCGAGGTATTCAAGCTCAGGCTTGCTATCCGCTACAATGCCACCACCCGCTTGGAAAATAATCTTTTCATCATCCAAATACGCGGTGCGAATCATAATACAGCTGTCCATATTGCCATCAAACCCAAAATAACCTGCTGCACCGCTGTAAAAGCTACGTTTTAAGCCTTCAAAATCGCTAATGAGTTCCATAGCACGAATTTTAGGTGTTCCTGTCATCGTGCCTGCAGTAAAGGTTGCGGCAAAAAGATCGAACATGTCATATTTGACATCGAGGATTGCTTCAATATCTGTAACCATATGCATGACATGAGAATAGCGTTCTACACGCATCATCTCTTTGACTTTGACGCTGCCGACTTTGGCAACACGACCAAGATCATTACGACCTAAGTCAATGAGCATCAAATGCTCCGCTCTCTCTTTTTCATCACTGAGCATCTCTTTTTCATAGGCGATATCTTTTTCATACGTAGATCCACGTTTACGTGTTCCCGCAATAGGGCGCAATGTAATGCGTCCATCTTTTAGTCCAACCATAACTTCAGGAGAACTACCGATAATAGCAAAGTTGGGATACGAGAGATAAAACATATAAGGAGATGGATTCTTTTGACGTAAAATTCGGTAGAAGCTAAGACGATCAATATGCGCGTATTGTGTAAAGCGATTGGACATCAAAATCTGAAAAACATCGCCACTGCGTATCATCTCTTTGGCTTGTGCAACCATATCAAAAAAGCGCTCTTTGGAGAGTGCAAATGAGCTTTTGCTTTTATCGACAAGCGCTGTTTGAATAGGAATATGAATGTGCGGCTCTTTC from Sulfurospirillum diekertiae includes:
- a CDS encoding shikimate dehydrogenase; this encodes MLLFSIFGYPVAHSISPRLHNTVLQALKLDGCYIRKAITDPEKLMAMFHAMKLEGANVTVPHKETAFAQCDEVRGIAKEIGAVNTLVREGTRVIGYNTDAEGFYEAIKPFGYIRNALILGAGGTAKAIAIILKAHQIETTILNRSASRLSFFEAKGFTCKTWQTFTPLPYDLIINTTSAGLKDEEYPCEPELLKNIFAHSKYVFDVIYNKPTPFLELAKNYGLTCKDGKEMLLYQGVFAFNLFFSQHYDVKMIESLMRPAFDI
- a CDS encoding fatty acid--CoA ligase, translated to MQLEKTLNNPYAHDYQLLIKNILNAPIYFDPNQEIVYRSDKRFTYATFKKRVHQLANMLTSIGVKAGDTVAVMDYDSHRYLECYFAIPMLGAILHTINIRLAPEQILYTIDHAEDDVILAHTDLLPTLEQIKGRLDIDAFIILSDDGKIPPTSLHVKGEYEQLLAQSADTFDFPDFDENTRATTFYTTGTTGLPKGVYFTHRQLVLHTLGALSTLGSAPKQGSFHQGDVYMPITPMFHVHAWGLPYVATMLGVKQVYPGRYMPDVLLDLIDKEGVTFSHCVPTIMHMLFNSPKINEVNLKGWKVMIGGASLPKSMCKEALSRGIDMFTGYGMSETCPILSVAQLTPEMLALDDDAQSDIRIKTGRPMGFVEMQIVNEQMQPLPRDGMSTGEIVVRSPWLSQGYFKDQKNSEILWSGGYLHTGDMANVDEKGYIKITDRVKDIIKVGGEWVSSLELEDIINQHAFVKEVAVIGIDDEKWGERPLALVVIDSSKAISEKELLLHAKEFIKKGIMARESMLLKIKFVESIDKTSIGKVDKKELRKKYAH
- a CDS encoding anthranilate synthase component I family protein, giving the protein MLSSRKILFDQLTPITIFAKLQRYFEGELCFLFESAINNNDGNFSFLFIGARERVIHQDDVSIHIDEEGVSYNLGSNPFTFLKKRYAELDKTLYQTYTKELGVGFVDGFIGYIGYDAVKIFEPRLRSHMDGLKDELHIPEVDLMRPKLVCTFSHKTNTLILTTFVPSIAEQLDLIEATLKEPHIHIPIQTALVDKSKSSFALSKERFFDMVAQAKEMIRSGDVFQILMSNRFTQYAHIDRLSFYRILRQKNPSPYMFYLSYPNFAIIGSSPEVMVGLKDGRITLRPIAGTRKRGSTYEKDIAYEKEMLSDEKERAEHLMLIDLGRNDLGRVAKVGSVKVKEMMRVERYSHVMHMVTDIEAILDVKYDMFDLFAATFTAGTMTGTPKIRAMELISDFEGLKRSFYSGAAGYFGFDGNMDSCIMIRTAYLDDEKIIFQAGGGIVADSKPELEYLEVTNKLGAMTSSLDDLRE